The Agromyces atrinae genome window below encodes:
- a CDS encoding energy-coupling factor transporter transmembrane component T family protein, protein MIALYRPGSSVLHRMPAATKLVGFAIVALVVTLGAREPGTLAAAGISVCIAFAAAGRGLRHLGRVLVGYRWVIVLTLAPQLFFLPPVDALTNTGRVLAVILLAGVVTETTATIDLLDAIVRAARPLRRLIDPDVLALMLTIALGTVPLIADFARRVGDAHRARGIRPAARTTAVPLLVLSAQHADDLADALAARGIA, encoded by the coding sequence ATGATCGCCCTCTACCGACCGGGGTCGAGCGTCCTGCACCGGATGCCGGCCGCGACGAAACTCGTCGGCTTCGCCATCGTCGCGCTCGTCGTCACTCTCGGCGCGCGCGAGCCCGGCACGCTCGCCGCAGCGGGTATCAGCGTCTGCATCGCGTTCGCGGCGGCCGGGCGCGGGCTGCGTCACCTCGGGCGGGTGCTCGTCGGCTATCGCTGGGTGATCGTGCTGACGCTCGCCCCGCAGCTGTTCTTCCTTCCGCCCGTCGACGCACTCACCAACACCGGTCGCGTGCTCGCCGTCATCCTTCTCGCCGGGGTCGTCACCGAGACGACCGCGACGATCGACCTGCTCGACGCGATCGTGCGCGCAGCGAGGCCTCTCCGACGTCTCATCGACCCCGACGTCCTCGCGCTCATGCTCACGATCGCCCTCGGCACGGTGCCCCTCATCGCCGACTTCGCGCGGAGGGTCGGCGACGCTCACCGCGCACGCGGCATCCGTCCGGCGGCGCGCACGACGGCCGTGCCCCTGCTCGTGCTGTCGGCCCAGCACGCCGACGATCTCGCCGATGCGCTCGCGGCGCGCGGAATCGCCTGA
- a CDS encoding S8 family serine peptidase, translated as MESSSWGIAPRRAVRSSFVGAVALGAVLFLAGPVSPAAAELEPDDRASLSGVVERLAGTLEDPSTDEFAASEGLPADGILSLQVDDAGRLAVSITTDGADVVAVSEAVAALGLVVAVDPEHATLTAFVAPSELDALSRLAGVTSVSHAPQAGSGSFAAAAADDILPIPTGTCRSIPADAAIPLNVVKARSDFGVDGGGVTVGIISNSFALKGGPEAGKAAWDADVRNGLLPGPGNPCGYLEPVIVHDLPTTVAGQDDEGRGMAQLVHAMAPGAKLAFATGITDETAMRAAIDQLIADGADIIVDDVLFPTEPYFQESLLTQKIDRLVDAGLVYLTAAGNFNQVAEVDGEVRPIGSWMSAEYRPIDCPDGIAAASGLEGAVDCMDFDPSEAEAYSNAFTVIGVPDGDDLQVEVLAQWALPYGTEFGDFSLVVTDPAGTPVEVSELQLGFPGLGVVISGASTEPTAYDFFIVRAKDRTDARPAVRISSVENGLPAVFHSLEYDTTQGDDVVGPTVNGHNGARKAITVAAAPFTEPTGLEYFSSLGPVYTGLPPIGSETVLPFAELETYSKPDILSLDGERNSVLSAPPGSSGGVYQFFGTSAASPTAAGVVALGLQAHPGLTPDEVKAALFGSAIPRGATYVGHSAENTTGAGLIDAYGYLSRVAELPVPPEPNPAAPAQLPSTGIDPTTPALVGLFAFLAGAVLLRRRVILGR; from the coding sequence GTGGAGTCGTCATCGTGGGGAATCGCGCCTCGGCGCGCCGTTCGTTCATCGTTCGTCGGGGCCGTCGCCCTCGGCGCCGTCCTCTTCCTCGCGGGGCCGGTCTCACCGGCCGCCGCCGAGCTCGAACCGGATGACCGCGCGAGCCTGTCGGGAGTGGTCGAGCGTCTCGCCGGCACCCTCGAAGACCCGTCGACCGATGAGTTCGCCGCCTCCGAGGGACTGCCCGCCGACGGCATCCTGAGCCTCCAGGTCGACGACGCGGGCCGACTCGCCGTCTCGATCACGACCGACGGCGCCGATGTCGTCGCCGTCTCCGAGGCGGTCGCCGCCCTCGGTCTCGTCGTCGCCGTCGACCCTGAGCACGCGACCCTCACCGCCTTCGTCGCGCCGTCGGAGCTCGACGCCCTCTCCCGACTGGCGGGTGTGACGTCGGTCTCGCACGCACCGCAGGCCGGTTCGGGCTCGTTCGCCGCGGCGGCCGCCGACGACATTCTGCCGATCCCGACGGGCACGTGCCGATCGATCCCCGCCGACGCGGCGATCCCGCTCAACGTCGTGAAGGCCCGCTCCGACTTCGGCGTCGACGGCGGAGGCGTCACCGTCGGCATCATCTCGAACTCGTTCGCCCTCAAGGGCGGCCCCGAGGCGGGCAAGGCCGCGTGGGATGCAGATGTGCGGAACGGCCTGCTGCCCGGGCCGGGCAACCCGTGCGGCTACCTCGAGCCCGTCATCGTGCACGACCTCCCGACGACCGTGGCCGGTCAGGACGACGAGGGTCGCGGCATGGCGCAGCTCGTGCACGCGATGGCTCCCGGAGCGAAGCTCGCCTTCGCCACGGGCATCACCGACGAGACCGCCATGCGCGCGGCGATCGATCAGCTCATTGCCGATGGTGCCGACATCATCGTCGACGACGTGCTCTTCCCGACCGAGCCGTACTTCCAGGAGTCGCTCCTCACGCAGAAGATCGACCGTCTCGTCGACGCCGGTCTCGTCTATCTCACCGCCGCGGGCAACTTCAACCAGGTCGCCGAGGTCGACGGCGAGGTGCGCCCCATCGGCTCGTGGATGTCGGCGGAGTACCGGCCCATCGACTGCCCCGACGGCATCGCCGCCGCGAGCGGACTCGAGGGCGCCGTCGACTGCATGGACTTCGACCCGAGCGAGGCCGAGGCGTACTCGAATGCCTTCACGGTCATCGGCGTGCCGGACGGCGACGACCTGCAGGTCGAGGTCCTCGCGCAGTGGGCCCTGCCGTACGGCACGGAGTTCGGCGACTTCTCGCTCGTCGTCACCGACCCGGCGGGCACTCCCGTCGAGGTGAGCGAGCTGCAGCTCGGCTTCCCCGGCCTCGGGGTCGTCATCTCGGGGGCCTCGACGGAGCCCACGGCCTACGACTTCTTCATCGTGCGAGCGAAGGACCGCACCGACGCCCGGCCCGCCGTGCGCATCTCGTCGGTCGAGAACGGCCTGCCCGCCGTCTTCCACTCGCTCGAGTACGACACGACCCAGGGCGACGACGTCGTCGGCCCGACGGTCAACGGCCACAACGGCGCGCGCAAGGCGATCACGGTCGCCGCAGCGCCCTTCACCGAACCGACCGGCCTCGAGTACTTCAGCTCGCTCGGCCCGGTCTACACGGGTCTGCCGCCGATCGGCAGCGAGACGGTGCTGCCGTTCGCCGAGCTCGAGACCTACTCGAAGCCCGACATCCTCTCGCTCGACGGCGAGCGCAACTCGGTGCTGTCCGCGCCCCCTGGAAGCTCCGGCGGCGTGTACCAGTTCTTCGGTACGTCGGCCGCATCGCCCACCGCGGCGGGCGTCGTCGCGCTCGGACTCCAGGCGCACCCCGGCCTGACGCCCGACGAGGTCAAGGCTGCGCTCTTCGGCTCGGCGATCCCGCGCGGTGCGACCTACGTCGGGCACTCCGCTGAGAACACGACCGGTGCGGGTCTCATCGACGCGTACGGGTACCTCTCGCGCGTCGCCGAGCTCCCGGTTCCGCCCGAGCCGAACCCCGCGGCTCCCGCACAGTTGCCGTCGACGGGCATCGACCCGACGACTCCCGCGCTCGTCGGTCTCTTCGCGTTCCTCGCCGGTGCCGTGCTGCTGCGTCGACGGGTGATTCTCGGCCGCTGA
- a CDS encoding molybdopterin-dependent oxidoreductase, with product MKTKSAEMVAARKPRKRFWAFGALTGIVGAGAFLAAVELVALFVAPRDGSPVIAAGSFVIDIVPRWAKELAIELFGEADKIVLLGSVGLAVVVAAAVIGVIELVRPPIGAILFGVAGALAVVAVVTRAGASPLASVPSIVGTIVGIIALRLLIGRLRRWRDGVWANIERPASVSVTAPGAPAAPSAQPTEGAPLKNVDRRGFLIMSGVVAAGAAIIGAGSRAITAATSSIASIRDALTIPAPRSTVTVPEGAELDIPGLTPLYTKNSDFYRVDTALTVPSIDPATWRLVIDGMVDTKVELSFQDLLDMGLDEYSITLTCVSNEVGGGLVGTAKWLGVPLRDVLALAGPKNGADMALSRSIDGYTASTPLSVVTDDGVDAILAVAMNGQPLPLEHGFPVRMVVPGLYGYVSATKWLTQITVTTFQKDEAYWTPRGYSAEAPIKMSSRIDTPRVDKQIAAGPTKIAGVAWAQTIGIEKVEVNIDEGGWQPATLSMPVNEDTWVQWFVDWEATAGTHYVAVRATDKQGNLQIEERAPIAPDGSSGWQRTLLRVG from the coding sequence ATGAAGACGAAGAGCGCGGAGATGGTCGCGGCGCGGAAGCCGCGCAAACGGTTCTGGGCCTTCGGCGCCCTGACCGGCATCGTCGGAGCGGGGGCGTTCCTCGCCGCCGTCGAACTCGTCGCTCTCTTCGTCGCCCCGCGCGACGGGAGCCCCGTCATCGCCGCGGGATCGTTCGTCATCGACATCGTGCCGCGGTGGGCGAAGGAACTCGCGATCGAGCTGTTCGGCGAGGCCGACAAGATCGTGCTGCTCGGCTCGGTCGGCCTCGCGGTCGTCGTGGCCGCCGCCGTGATCGGCGTCATCGAACTCGTGCGCCCGCCGATCGGCGCCATCCTCTTCGGCGTCGCGGGAGCCCTCGCGGTCGTCGCCGTCGTCACTCGCGCCGGAGCGTCGCCCCTCGCGTCGGTTCCGAGCATCGTCGGAACGATCGTCGGCATCATCGCGCTGCGTCTGCTCATCGGTCGCCTGCGCCGGTGGCGCGACGGCGTGTGGGCGAACATCGAGCGACCGGCATCCGTCTCGGTCACGGCACCGGGCGCGCCCGCCGCACCGTCCGCACAGCCGACCGAGGGTGCGCCCCTCAAGAACGTCGACCGCCGCGGATTCCTCATCATGTCGGGCGTCGTCGCCGCCGGAGCCGCCATCATCGGCGCGGGCTCACGCGCGATCACCGCGGCGACGTCGTCGATCGCGAGCATCCGTGACGCACTCACGATCCCCGCTCCGCGTTCGACGGTCACCGTGCCGGAGGGCGCCGAACTCGACATCCCCGGCCTCACGCCGCTGTACACGAAGAACTCCGATTTCTACCGCGTCGACACCGCACTCACGGTGCCGTCGATCGACCCCGCGACGTGGCGGCTCGTGATCGACGGGATGGTCGACACGAAGGTCGAGCTGAGTTTCCAGGACCTGCTCGACATGGGTCTCGACGAGTACTCGATCACCCTCACGTGCGTCTCGAACGAGGTCGGCGGCGGACTCGTCGGCACGGCGAAGTGGCTCGGCGTCCCGCTGCGCGACGTGCTCGCGCTCGCCGGCCCGAAGAACGGCGCCGACATGGCGCTCTCCCGCAGCATCGACGGCTACACCGCGAGCACTCCCCTGTCGGTCGTGACCGATGACGGCGTCGACGCCATCCTCGCCGTCGCGATGAACGGCCAGCCCCTCCCCCTCGAGCACGGATTCCCCGTGCGCATGGTCGTGCCCGGCCTCTACGGCTACGTCTCGGCGACCAAGTGGCTCACGCAGATCACCGTCACGACGTTCCAGAAGGACGAAGCGTACTGGACGCCCCGCGGATACTCCGCGGAGGCTCCGATCAAGATGTCGTCGCGCATCGACACCCCCCGCGTCGACAAGCAGATCGCCGCGGGTCCGACGAAGATCGCGGGCGTCGCGTGGGCACAGACGATCGGCATCGAGAAGGTCGAAGTGAACATCGACGAGGGCGGATGGCAGCCTGCGACGCTCTCGATGCCCGTGAACGAAGACACGTGGGTGCAGTGGTTCGTCGACTGGGAGGCCACCGCGGGAACCCACTACGTCGCCGTGCGCGCGACCGACAAGCAGGGCAACCTGCAGATCGAGGAACGCGCCCCGATCGCCCCCGACGGTTCGAGCGGCTGGCAGCGCACACTCCTGCGTGTCGGGTGA
- a CDS encoding glycosyltransferase family 87 protein, with protein sequence MRARTVLWSGFVLAHAILAVVGIYGPGWQLGDVEGVYVLWAEEAAAGTLRMGIDVAWVYPIGAAVPIGIAGLLGTDLYVYVWLGIAVLLNAGAFAVLLGRRALSRPRTIAASFWLVFLLALGPVSLGRIDAITVPLAIAGLLWAARRPHLAGVLLTIAAWVKVWPAALVATLVIGGRGRVRIVVAAAITSAAFIVVSLFAGSGWNVFGFITQQTGRGIQVESIFAVPTLWRIAAGDTGSSAYYDHDILTFQVTGPGVGTAIAVATPLLALVVAVIAALGVRAALRGATFVRLVPPLALALVVALILVNKVGSPQFVSWIAVPVILGICLDRRRFELPAILALVIAVLTQVIYPYTYAWLLAADPLVVGILTLRALLEAVLLGWAVVAVWRAGSRVPSRLSVDA encoded by the coding sequence ATGAGAGCACGCACCGTGCTGTGGAGCGGGTTCGTGCTCGCGCACGCGATCCTCGCGGTCGTCGGCATCTACGGACCGGGTTGGCAGCTCGGCGACGTCGAGGGCGTGTACGTATTGTGGGCCGAAGAGGCCGCCGCCGGCACGCTGCGCATGGGCATCGACGTCGCGTGGGTCTACCCGATCGGCGCGGCCGTACCGATCGGCATCGCCGGCCTGCTCGGGACCGATCTCTACGTGTACGTCTGGCTCGGCATCGCCGTACTGCTGAACGCCGGCGCCTTCGCCGTGCTGCTCGGGCGCCGTGCGCTCTCGCGACCGCGCACCATCGCGGCATCTTTCTGGCTCGTCTTCCTGCTCGCGCTCGGCCCCGTGTCGCTCGGTCGGATCGACGCGATCACGGTGCCGCTCGCGATCGCGGGTCTGCTGTGGGCGGCACGCCGACCGCACCTCGCGGGAGTGCTCCTCACGATCGCCGCGTGGGTCAAGGTCTGGCCCGCCGCCCTCGTCGCGACCCTCGTCATCGGCGGCCGCGGGCGAGTGCGTATCGTCGTCGCCGCCGCGATCACGAGCGCCGCGTTCATCGTCGTGAGCCTCTTCGCGGGCTCGGGCTGGAACGTCTTCGGCTTCATCACGCAGCAGACCGGGCGGGGCATCCAGGTCGAGTCGATCTTCGCGGTGCCGACGCTCTGGCGGATCGCCGCGGGCGACACGGGTTCGAGCGCGTACTACGACCACGACATCCTGACCTTCCAGGTCACGGGGCCGGGCGTCGGAACCGCGATCGCCGTCGCCACCCCGCTCCTCGCGCTCGTCGTCGCGGTGATCGCCGCCCTCGGTGTGCGGGCCGCGCTCCGCGGCGCGACGTTCGTACGACTCGTGCCGCCGCTCGCGCTCGCGCTCGTCGTCGCGCTCATCCTCGTCAACAAGGTCGGGTCGCCCCAGTTCGTCTCGTGGATCGCCGTTCCCGTCATCCTCGGCATCTGCCTCGACCGGCGTCGGTTCGAGCTCCCGGCGATCCTCGCCCTCGTGATCGCCGTGCTGACGCAGGTGATCTACCCGTACACGTATGCGTGGCTGCTCGCCGCCGATCCGCTCGTCGTCGGCATCCTCACGCTGCGAGCCCTGCTCGAGGCGGTGCTCCTCGGCTGGGCGGTCGTCGCGGTGTGGCGGGCGGGGTCGCGAGTGCCGAGCAGGCTGAGCGTCGACGCCTAG
- a CDS encoding MmcQ/YjbR family DNA-binding protein, translated as MEHPPVVDPRHPLIERVRAICSALPECTEVGAWGRPTFRTGAKGKIFVHVSSSMDDPFSVVFTTDPDEHQALAQDPRFYAPPYYDKNHWLGIGLDGVDWDELAELIETSYRQVALKRQIRALDELRPDHAR; from the coding sequence GTGGAGCATCCCCCGGTCGTCGATCCCCGTCATCCGCTCATCGAGCGCGTGCGCGCGATCTGCTCCGCACTGCCGGAGTGCACCGAGGTCGGGGCGTGGGGGAGGCCCACGTTCCGCACGGGCGCGAAGGGCAAGATCTTCGTGCACGTCTCGTCGTCGATGGACGACCCGTTCTCGGTCGTCTTCACGACCGACCCCGACGAGCACCAGGCGCTCGCGCAGGACCCGCGTTTCTACGCACCGCCCTACTACGACAAGAACCACTGGCTCGGTATCGGGCTCGACGGCGTCGACTGGGACGAGCTCGCCGAACTCATCGAGACCTCGTATCGACAGGTCGCGCTCAAGCGCCAGATCCGTGCCCTCGACGAGCTGCGACCCGACCACGCGCGCTGA
- a CDS encoding SDR family oxidoreductase: MTDMQQDPRSKHDDGDFPAQEQSQPGLTGDMTPTPNHGESSYHGHGRLVGRRALITGGDSGIGRAVAIAFAREGADVAISYLPEEQADAQMTAGFVTDAGRKAVLLPGDIQDEQWNEHLVAETIAQLGGIDILVPNAAYQKDRDGVETMTTAEFDRVFRTNLYSPFWLTRAAVPHLAPGSSIIVSASIQGFQPSPALLDYAMTKAALVAFTKALAEELGPKGIRVNAVAPGPIWTPLIPATGWDEKVQKFGQGTPLGRSGQPAELGGAYVYLASEDASYTSGAVLPVTGGKGL, from the coding sequence ATGACCGACATGCAGCAGGACCCCCGTTCGAAGCACGACGACGGCGACTTCCCCGCGCAGGAGCAGTCGCAGCCGGGCCTCACCGGCGACATGACGCCGACGCCCAACCACGGCGAGTCGAGCTATCACGGCCACGGACGCCTCGTCGGGCGACGCGCGCTCATCACGGGCGGCGACTCCGGCATCGGCCGCGCCGTGGCGATCGCCTTCGCGCGCGAAGGCGCCGACGTCGCGATCTCCTACCTTCCCGAGGAGCAGGCCGACGCCCAGATGACGGCGGGCTTCGTGACGGATGCCGGTCGGAAGGCCGTGCTCCTTCCCGGTGACATCCAGGACGAGCAGTGGAACGAGCACCTCGTCGCCGAGACGATCGCGCAGCTCGGCGGGATCGACATCCTCGTGCCGAACGCGGCGTACCAGAAGGATCGTGACGGTGTCGAGACGATGACGACCGCCGAGTTCGATCGCGTCTTCCGCACCAACCTGTACTCGCCGTTCTGGCTCACGCGTGCGGCCGTGCCGCACCTCGCTCCGGGGTCGTCGATCATCGTGTCGGCGTCGATCCAGGGCTTCCAGCCGTCGCCCGCGCTGCTCGATTACGCGATGACGAAGGCCGCGCTCGTCGCTTTCACGAAGGCGCTCGCCGAGGAGCTCGGACCGAAGGGAATCCGCGTGAACGCCGTCGCGCCGGGGCCGATCTGGACGCCGCTCATCCCCGCGACCGGATGGGACGAGAAGGTGCAGAAGTTCGGGCAGGGCACCCCGCTCGGTCGTTCGGGTCAGCCCGCCGAACTCGGAGGCGCGTACGTGTACCTCGCGTCGGAGGATGCCTCGTACACGTCGGGCGCTGTGCTTCCGGTGACAGGTGGCAAAGGGCTGTAG
- a CDS encoding DoxX family protein codes for MTRRDRPRSTPARTIGRLFLASALVFAGVSHLFWAREEFRAQVPEWVPMDPDGVVVASGAVEVGLGAALVVLPKERRRIGAIVAAFFVAVFPGNIAQYADRRDAFGLTTDRARLIRLFFQPALVALALWSTREPRA; via the coding sequence ATGACGCGCCGAGACCGACCCCGCTCCACCCCCGCCCGCACGATCGGGCGTCTCTTCCTCGCGAGCGCACTCGTGTTCGCCGGGGTGAGCCATCTGTTCTGGGCGCGCGAGGAGTTCCGCGCGCAGGTGCCCGAGTGGGTGCCGATGGACCCGGATGGCGTCGTCGTCGCCTCGGGCGCCGTCGAGGTCGGCCTCGGAGCCGCGCTCGTCGTGCTGCCCAAGGAACGTCGTCGCATCGGTGCGATCGTCGCCGCGTTCTTCGTCGCCGTGTTCCCCGGCAACATCGCACAGTACGCCGACCGCCGTGATGCGTTCGGCCTCACGACCGACCGAGCCCGGCTCATCCGTCTCTTCTTCCAGCCCGCGCTCGTCGCGCTCGCGCTCTGGTCGACCCGCGAGCCTCGCGCGTAG
- a CDS encoding DUF6328 family protein: MPTHADADALPADGRDETPNERADRNWNEILQELRVAQTGTQIIVGFLLAVAFQPRFEEVDAYQLGLYLVLVALAGIATALGLAPVSLHRTYFARQRKEYIVRIGSRLLVADLVVVAFLAVGVTSLIFDFTAGRAAGFTAMGVGLAVVAVLWLVVPRLGSRSAVGAAPHAHRAEG, translated from the coding sequence ATGCCGACTCACGCCGACGCCGACGCCCTGCCCGCCGACGGGCGCGACGAGACCCCGAACGAGCGGGCGGATCGCAACTGGAACGAGATCCTCCAGGAGCTGCGCGTCGCTCAGACCGGCACGCAGATCATCGTCGGCTTCCTGCTCGCCGTCGCGTTCCAGCCACGGTTCGAGGAGGTCGACGCGTATCAGCTCGGGCTCTACCTCGTGCTCGTCGCACTCGCCGGCATCGCGACGGCGCTCGGACTCGCGCCCGTGAGCCTCCACCGCACCTACTTCGCGCGGCAGCGGAAGGAGTACATCGTGCGCATCGGCAGCCGGTTACTCGTCGCCGACCTCGTCGTCGTCGCGTTCCTCGCGGTGGGCGTGACGAGCCTCATCTTCGACTTCACCGCGGGTCGCGCGGCGGGCTTCACCGCGATGGGCGTCGGACTCGCGGTCGTCGCGGTGCTGTGGCTCGTCGTGCCCCGGCTCGGTTCACGCTCCGCCGTCGGTGCCGCGCCCCATGCCCACCGAGCCGAGGGCTGA
- a CDS encoding NAD(P)-dependent oxidoreductase yields the protein MSTVVVIGGTGYTGGNIVAEAAQRGHDVTSWSRNAPEAPIDGVTYETGSLQDDENRQRAVAGADTVILALAPRGELADELAGIYARIAELAAASGARLGVVGGFSGLRPAEGAPRFAEGDDLPPQFAHEARVMTGVLETLLADAPDGLDWFFVSPAANYGSYAPGEKLGTYRTGGEVALFDANGESAVSGVDFATAIVDEIETPTHHGEQFGVAY from the coding sequence ATGAGCACTGTCGTCGTCATCGGAGGAACCGGATACACCGGAGGGAACATCGTCGCAGAAGCCGCCCAGCGCGGTCACGACGTCACCTCGTGGAGCCGAAACGCCCCCGAAGCGCCCATCGACGGCGTCACCTACGAGACGGGCTCGCTGCAGGACGACGAGAACCGTCAGCGTGCCGTGGCGGGCGCCGACACCGTCATCCTCGCCCTCGCCCCGCGCGGCGAACTCGCGGACGAGCTCGCGGGCATCTACGCGCGCATCGCGGAACTCGCGGCCGCATCGGGCGCACGCCTCGGCGTCGTCGGCGGCTTCAGCGGCCTGCGCCCCGCCGAGGGCGCACCGCGCTTCGCCGAGGGTGACGACCTTCCGCCGCAGTTCGCGCACGAGGCTCGCGTCATGACGGGCGTGCTCGAGACGCTGCTCGCCGACGCCCCCGACGGCCTCGACTGGTTCTTCGTGAGCCCCGCGGCCAACTACGGCTCGTACGCTCCGGGCGAGAAGCTCGGCACCTACCGCACGGGCGGCGAGGTCGCCCTCTTCGACGCGAACGGCGAATCGGCCGTCTCGGGCGTCGACTTCGCGACGGCGATCGTCGACGAGATCGAGACCCCCACGCACCACGGCGAGCAGTTCGGCGTCGCCTACTAG
- a CDS encoding glycosyltransferase, protein MIVGRQRIATLAIVIPVHDEEQLLARCLTAMDDSVRLLAARRPDIEVRVVVVLDACSDGSAEIAARFPVAVETIDVALVGAARAHGVGIALAGADPATTWIANTDADSAVPLGWATVHVDLAERGADLVLGTVRPDFADLSDAQIADWIATHEPGVAYGNTHGANLGMRADRYLAAGGFESVAAHEDVILVDHLREAGARTVATADCEVLTSGRAEGRAPEGYAAFLAANYG, encoded by the coding sequence GTGATCGTCGGCCGACAGCGCATCGCGACTCTCGCCATCGTCATCCCCGTCCACGACGAGGAGCAGCTGCTCGCGCGCTGCCTCACGGCGATGGATGACAGTGTGCGCCTTCTCGCCGCCCGACGCCCCGACATCGAGGTGCGCGTCGTCGTGGTGCTCGACGCGTGCTCCGACGGCTCGGCAGAGATCGCCGCGCGGTTCCCCGTGGCGGTCGAGACCATCGACGTCGCCCTCGTCGGGGCAGCTCGTGCTCACGGCGTCGGCATCGCACTCGCGGGCGCCGACCCCGCGACGACGTGGATCGCGAACACCGACGCCGATTCGGCCGTGCCCCTCGGCTGGGCGACGGTGCACGTCGACCTCGCCGAGCGCGGCGCCGACCTCGTGCTCGGCACGGTGCGTCCCGACTTCGCCGATCTCTCCGACGCTCAGATCGCCGACTGGATCGCCACCCATGAGCCGGGCGTTGCCTACGGGAACACCCACGGTGCGAACCTCGGCATGCGCGCCGATCGGTACCTCGCCGCGGGCGGGTTCGAGTCTGTCGCGGCGCACGAAGACGTCATCCTCGTCGATCACCTCCGCGAGGCCGGCGCGCGTACGGTCGCGACGGCGGACTGCGAGGTGCTCACGTCCGGGCGTGCGGAAGGCCGCGCACCCGAGGGGTACGCGGCCTTCCTCGCGGCGAACTACGGCTAG
- a CDS encoding bifunctional PIG-L family deacetylase/class I SAM-dependent methyltransferase, producing the protein MVSFDHRDPGTREDEWRPLLTSVAVLDDDRFDALDRVVVVAAHPDDETLGVAGLVAKLHREGVHVEIVVATDGERSHPESPTRSPRTLALERRVELLRAIDRVAPGASVEFLGIADGGLSDGADVLHRALSTRLDGARRTLVLAPWRGDGHRDHRIAGEVAAAVAAERSVLFAEYPIWLWHWGSAADVPWAELRAIPIAEADREAKARALDEHTSQTAPLSPAAGDEVMLHAGMLEHFRRDHEYIVVAERAAPASLDPEFFDRFYAGKSDPWGFESRWYEERKRSITLAGLPRRTFRSALEIGCSTGVLTASLAERCDHLLAVDAASAPLRAAARRFIGRTDVVLEQRSLPGDWPEGEFDLIVISEVGYYWGDDDLDLAIDRSIGSLTDDGILVACHWRHPVDDYPRSGDDVHARLRDRGDLALLAEHREEDFLLGVYSHPGARSVARETGVIP; encoded by the coding sequence ATGGTGAGCTTCGACCATCGAGACCCCGGCACCCGGGAAGACGAGTGGCGCCCGCTCCTGACATCCGTCGCCGTACTCGATGACGACCGGTTCGACGCGCTCGACCGTGTCGTCGTCGTCGCCGCCCACCCCGACGACGAGACGCTCGGGGTCGCCGGTCTCGTCGCGAAGCTCCACCGCGAGGGCGTGCACGTCGAAATCGTCGTCGCGACCGACGGCGAGCGGTCGCACCCCGAATCGCCGACGCGTTCGCCGCGCACCCTCGCCCTCGAGCGCCGCGTCGAGCTGCTCCGTGCGATCGACCGGGTCGCTCCCGGCGCCTCGGTCGAGTTCCTCGGCATCGCCGATGGTGGGCTGAGTGACGGGGCCGACGTGCTCCACCGCGCGCTGTCGACGCGACTCGACGGAGCGCGCCGCACGCTCGTGCTCGCACCGTGGCGGGGTGACGGTCACCGCGATCACCGCATCGCCGGTGAGGTCGCTGCCGCCGTCGCCGCCGAGCGCAGCGTGCTCTTCGCCGAGTACCCGATCTGGCTGTGGCACTGGGGGAGCGCCGCCGACGTGCCGTGGGCCGAGCTCCGCGCGATCCCCATCGCCGAGGCCGACCGCGAGGCGAAGGCCCGCGCGCTCGACGAGCACACGAGTCAGACCGCCCCGCTCTCTCCCGCCGCGGGCGACGAGGTCATGCTCCACGCGGGCATGCTCGAGCACTTCCGGCGTGACCACGAGTACATCGTCGTCGCCGAACGCGCGGCTCCCGCGAGCCTCGACCCCGAGTTCTTCGACCGGTTCTACGCGGGCAAGTCCGACCCGTGGGGCTTCGAGTCGCGCTGGTACGAGGAGCGCAAGCGCTCCATCACCCTCGCCGGCCTGCCGCGACGCACCTTCCGGTCGGCGCTCGAGATCGGCTGCTCCACGGGGGTGCTCACCGCGTCGCTCGCCGAACGCTGCGATCACCTGCTCGCCGTGGATGCCGCGTCGGCACCTCTCCGCGCAGCCGCTCGACGCTTCATCGGTCGAACCGATGTCGTTCTCGAGCAGCGCTCCCTCCCGGGCGACTGGCCCGAGGGGGAGTTCGACCTCATCGTGATCTCCGAGGTCGGCTACTACTGGGGCGACGACGATCTCGACCTCGCCATCGACCGGTCGATCGGCAGCCTCACCGACGACGGCATCCTCGTCGCCTGCCACTGGCGCCACCCCGTCGACGACTACCCGCGCTCGGGCGACGACGTGCACGCCCGCCTGCGCGATCGCGGCGATCTCGCGCTCCTCGCCGAACACCGCGAAGAGGACTTCCTGCTCGGCGTCTACTCGCACCCGGGTGCGCGCTCCGTCGCCCGCGAGACCGGGGTGATCCCGTGA